The Camelina sativa cultivar DH55 chromosome 14, Cs, whole genome shotgun sequence genome includes a window with the following:
- the LOC104741196 gene encoding UDP-glucose 6-dehydrogenase 1-like: MVKICCIGAGYVGGPTMAVMALKCPEIEVAVVDISEPRINAWNSDRLPIYEPGLDDVVRQCRGKNLFFSTDVEKHVFESDIVFVSVNTPTKTQGLGAGKAADLTYWESAARMIADVSKSSKIVVEKSTVPVRTAEAIEKILIHNSKGIEFQILSNPEFLAEGTAIKDLYNPDRVLIGGRDTAAGQKAIEALKAVYAHWVPVEQIICTNLWSAELSKLAANAFLAQRISSVNAMSALCEATGADVTQVAHAVGTDSRIGPKFLNASVGFGGSCFQKDILNLIYICECNGLPEAANYWKQVIKVNDYQKIRFANRVVSSMFNTVSGKKIAILGFAFKKDTGDTRETPAIDVCNRLVADKAKLRIYDPQVLEEQIKKDLSMARFDWDHAVPLQQIKAEGISEQVEVVSDAYEATKDAHGLCVLTEWDEFKSLDFKKIFDNMQKPAFVFDGRNVVDAVKLREIGFIVYSIGKPLDSWLKDMPAVA; this comes from the coding sequence ATGGTGAAGATATGTTGCATTGGGGCTGGATACGTGGGTGGTCCGACCATGGCAGTGATGGCTCTTAAGTGTCCTGAGATTGAAGTAGCTGTTGTGGATATCTCTGAACCAAGGATCAATGCTTGGAACAGTGATCGGCTTCCTATTTACGAGCCAGGCTTGGACGATGTGGTGAGACAATGCAGAGGGAAAAACCTGTTTTTTAGCACAGATGTGGAGAAACATGTCTTTGAGAGTGACATTGTGTTTGTCTCAGTCAACACGCCAACCAAAACGCAAGGTCTTGGTGCTGGCAAAGCCGCTGATCTTACTTACTGGGAGAGTGCTGCTCGGATGATCGCTGATGTCTCCAAGTCTAGCAAAATCGTTGTTGAGAAATCCACGGTTCCTGTGAGAACAGCAGAGGCTATCGAGAAGATACTGATACATAACAGCAAAGGCATAGAGTTTCAGATTCTCTCTAACCCGGAGTTTCTTGCGGAAGGTACTGCAATTAAGGATCTTTATAATCCTGACCGTGTGCTAATTGGTGGTAGGGATACAGCTGCGGGGCAAAAGGCTATTGAAGCTTTGAAAGCTGTTTATGCTCATTGGGTTCCAGTGGAACAGATCATTTGCACAAACCTCTGGTCTGCTGAGCTCTCTAAGCTTGCAGCAAATGCGTTCTTGGCTCAGAGGATATCATCTGTCAATGCCATGTCAGCTCTATGTGAGGCAACCGGTGCTGATGTCACACAAGTTGCGCATGCCGTGGGTACAGATTCTAGAATTGGTCCCAAGTTCTTGAATGCTAGCGTTGGTTTTGGTGGATCATGTTTCCAAAAGGACATCTTAAATCTTATCTATATCTGTGAGTGCAACGGCTTGCCCGAAGCAGCTAATTACTGGAAACAAGTCATAAAGGTGAACGACTATCAGAAAATCCGTTTTGCAAACAGGGTTGTTTCTTCAATGTTTAACACAGTCTCAGGCAAGAAAATCGCCATCCTCGGTTTTGCTTTCAAGAAAGACACAGGTGACACGAGAGAGACTCCAGCCATTGATGTTTGTAACAGATTAGTTGCTGACAAGGCCAAGCTGAGGATATACGACCCACAAGTCCTTGAAGAACAGATCAAAAAAGATCTTTCCATGGCTAGGTTTGACTGGGACCATGCGGTTCCTCTCCAGCAGATCAAAGCTGAAGGTATCTCAGAGCAAGTAGAGGTCGTCTCAGATGCTTACGAAGCAACAAAAGATGCGCACGGCCTTTGTGTCTTAACCGAGTGGGATGAGTTCAAATCCTTGGACTTCAAGAAAATCTTTGACAATATGCAGAAACCTGCTTTTGTGTTCGATGGTAGAAACGTCGTTGATGCAGTGAAGCTGCGTGAGATCGGGTTTATCGTATACTCTATTGGTAAACCACTTGATTCATGGCTCAAGGACATGCCTGCTGTGGCATGA
- the LOC104741197 gene encoding beta-glucosidase 40, protein MAPSRSIMVIPKMTMMVMMMLLMHKTCFCADISRGSFPKGFVFGTASSAFQHEGAVNADGRGPTIWDTFSHTFGKITDFSNADVAVDQYHRYEEDVQLMKNMGVDAYRFSISWSRIFPNGVGQINEAGIDHYNKLIDALLAKGIEPYVTLYHWDLPQALHDRYLGWLNSQIINDFAAYAELCFQRFGDRVKHWLTFNEPHTFAIQGYDVGLQAPGRCTILFKLTCRSGNSSTEPYIVGHNVLLTHATVSDIYRKNYKAKQGGSLGIAFDVMWFEPESNKTEDIEAAQRAQDFQLGWFLDPLMFGDYPSSMRSRVGSRLPLFTKSQSALVKGSLDFVGINHYTTYYARNNGTNLIGTLLHDAISDSGTVTLPFKGLTAIGDRASSIWLYIVPRGMRSLMNYIKHRYGNPPVFITENGMDDSNNFLISRKDALKDAKRIKYHHDYLSNLQASIKEDGCNVKGYFVWSLLDNWEWAAGYSSRFGLYFVDYRDNLKRYPKDSVQWFTSFLNSTS, encoded by the exons ATGGCTCCAAGTAGATCCATCATGGTGATACCAAAGATGACGATGATGgtaatgatgatgttgttgatgcATAAGACATGTTTCTGTGCGGACATTTCCAGAGGCAGTTTTCCAAAGGGCTTTGTCTTTGGAACCGCTTCTTCTGCTTTTCAG CACGAAGGAGCAGTAAACGCAGATGGCAGAGGTCCGACGATATGGGACACATTCTCCCACACTTTTGGTAAAATCACCGATTTTAGCAATGCTGATGTTGCTGTTGATCAGTACCATCGTTACGAG GAAGATGTACAACTTATGAAGAACATGGGGGTGGATGCTTACAGATTCTCCATTTCTTGGTCACGCATCTTTCCAA ATGGCGTGGGACAAATAAACGAAGCTGGAATCGATCACTACAACAAACTCATAGATGCTTTACTTGCTAaag GGATCGAGCCGTACGTGACTCTGTACCATTGGGACCTTCCTCAGGCACTCCATGATCGATACCTCGGTTGGCTAAACTCACAAATCAT AAATGATTTTGCAGCGTATGCTGAGCTTTGTTTCCAGAGATTTGGAGATAGGGTGAAGCACTGGCTTACATTCAACGAACCACACACATTCGCCATCCAAGGCTATGACGTTGGCCTACAAGCTCCAGGCCGTTGCACCATTCTTTTTAAGCTCACTTGTCGTTCAGGAAACTCATCCACTGAACCTTACATTGTCGGTCACAATGTTCTTCTCACTCACGCCACCGTATCCGATATCTACAGGAAAAACTATAAG GCAAAACAAGGAGGTTCGTTAGGGATAGCGTTTGATGTAATGTGGTTCGAACCGGAGTCAAACAAGACAGAGGACATTGAAGCTGCACAAAGAGCTCAAGATTTTCAACTTGGctg GTTCTTGGATCCGTTGATGTTTGGGGATTACCCAAGTTCGATGAGAAGCAGAGTCGGAAGCAGATTACCACTGTTTACGAAATCTCAGTCTGCTTTGGTGAAGGGTTCTCTAGATTTTGTAGGGATTAATCACTACACAACGTACTACGCAAGGAACAACGGCACTAATCTCATCGGCACTCTTCTACACGACGCCATTTCTGACTCTGGAACCGTCACTCTAC CGTTCAAGGGTTTAACCGCAATTGGAGATAGG GCAAGTTCGATATGGTTGTACATAGTGCCTAGAGGGATGAGAAGCTTGATGAATTACATCAAACATAGATATGGAAACCCTCCAGTCTTTATCACTGAAAACG GAATGGACGACTcaaacaattttctaatctcaAGAAAAGACGCTCTCAAAGATGCAAAAAGAATCAAATACCATCATGATTATCTCTCAAACTTACAAGCTTCGATAAAAGAAGATGGATGCAATGTGAAAGGGTACTTCGTATGGTCGTTATTGGACAATTGGGAATGGGCAGCAGGTTACAGCTCGAGGTTTGGTCTCTACTTCGTTGATTATAGAGACAACCTCAAGAGATATCCTAAGGACTCTGTTCAATGGTTCACTTCTTTCTTGAACTCCACTTCTTGA